From a single Nicotiana tomentosiformis chromosome 2, ASM39032v3, whole genome shotgun sequence genomic region:
- the LOC138906119 gene encoding uncharacterized protein, whose translation MNKICALFGFKQRNSSMYYVTANGLDEVFNTTLCSLLKNVVSKSKRDWQKRMEEALLAYRTTYSTLMHATPYSLVYGVKTVLPLERQIPLLWLAIQEELTNEENARLRLEELEALDEKRLEAQQSLEYYQARLSRSFNKRPIIISHRSGGNFSAKWDQPYIVQEVYSSGTYKIVDSEDIDGSMGASPSCQIEVSDGMIVVF comes from the exons ATGAATAAAATATGTGCTCTTTTTGGCTTCAAGCAACGCAATTCCTCCATGTATTATGTCACTGCCAATGGACTTGATGAAGTATTTAACACGACGCTTTGCAGCTTGTTAAAGAATGTTGTCTCTAAGTCTAAGAGAGATTGGCAAAAGAGAATGGAAGAAGCTCTTTTGGCATATAGGACCACATATAGCACACTAATGCATGCGACTCCTTATTCACTTGTTTATGGAGTTAAAACAGTCCTTCCACTTGAGCGTCAAATACCATTGTTATGGCTTGCCATTCAAGAAGAACTCACTAATGAAGAAAATGCTCGCTTACGCCTTGAAGAATTGGAAGCTCTTGATGAAAAGAGGCTAGAAGCTCAACAAAGCCTTGAATATTATCAAGCCCGCTTATCTCGATCTTTTAACAAAAG GCCTATTATTATATCTCATCGATCTGGAGGCAACTTCTCTGCTAAGTGGGATCAGCCATATATTGTACAAGAGGTATACTCAAGTGGCACTTACAAGATAGTTGACTCAGAAG ATATTGATGGCTCAATGGGGGCAAGCCCTTCATGCCAAATTGAGGTCTCTGATGGAATGATTGTAGTCTTTTAG